In a single window of the Canis lupus dingo isolate Sandy chromosome 18, ASM325472v2, whole genome shotgun sequence genome:
- the NAA40 gene encoding N-alpha-acetyltransferase 40 isoform X5 — protein MGRKSSKAKEKKQKRLEERAAMDAVCAKVDAANRLGDPLEAFPVFKKYDRNGLNVSIECKRVSGLEPATVAWAFDLTKTNMQTMYEQSEWGWKDREKREEMTDDRAWYLIAWESSSVPVAFSHFRFDVECGDEVLYCYEVQLESKVRRKGLGKFLIQILQLMANSTQMKKVMLTVFKHNHGAYQFFREALQFEIDDSSPSMSGCCGEDCSYEILSRRTKFGDSQHSHAGGHCGGCCH, from the exons AGGAAGTCAAGCAAAGCaaaggagaagaagcagaagcGGTTGGAGGAGCGAGCTGCCATGGATGCTGTCTGTGCCAAAGTGGACGCTGCCAACAGG cTTGGAGACCCTCTAGAGGCTTTCCCTGTGTTCAAGAAATATGATCGAAATGG GTTAAACGTCTCCATCGAGTGTAAGCGAGTGTCTGGACTGGAGCCAGCCACCGTGGCCTGGGCCTTCGACTTGACCAAAACCAACATGCAGACCAT GTACGAGCAAAGTGAGTGGGGCTGGAAGGACCGAGAGAAACGAGAGGAAATGACGGATGACCGAGCCTGGTACCTCATTGCTTGGGAAAGCAGTTCGGTCCCTGTTGCCTTTTCTCACTTCCGGTTTGACGTGGAGTGCGGGGATGAAGTCCTATACTG CTATGAGGTGCAGTTGGAAAGCAAGGTGCGGCGGAAAGGTCTGGGGAAGTTCCTCATACAGATTCTGCAGCTCATGGCCAATAG cACACAGATGAAGAAGGTTATGTTAACTGTATTTAAGCACAATCATGGCGCCTACCAGTTCTTCAGAGAAGCACTGCA ATTTGAAATCGATGACTCTTCCCCCAGCATGTCTGGTTGCTGTGGAGAGGATTGCTCCTACGAGATCCTGAGCCGGAGGACCAAGTTTGGGGACAGCCAGCACTCCCATGCGGGTGGGCACTGTGGTGGCTGCTGCCACTGA